Proteins co-encoded in one Kribbella solani genomic window:
- a CDS encoding C40 family peptidase, translating into MPVTARRTSLSRAVSSAASTDRPTGRTLAKHRRTSKSGTPRAAAAVLSVGLAVGGGAALSLSTTPATASAATMTAAQQRGHTSVPSRPLLRFRDSGPTVKYVQKALRLGPDGYFGTSTVRVLKKFQASWGLKATGYMDKKTWGRLTWAAKHKVLYGKYGTTSSSATKGTTAFRTKVLREAAALKGTPYRYGGTTRSGFDCSGYTGFVYKSAGHKLPRTARQQYGATKHISRSAAKPGDLVFFRNSGGGVYHVGIYAGGNTLWHASKPGRPVAKAKIWTSSVAFGRV; encoded by the coding sequence ATGCCCGTCACTGCCCGACGGACGTCGCTTTCGCGCGCCGTCAGCTCAGCCGCCAGTACCGACCGGCCCACCGGCCGGACCCTGGCGAAGCACCGCAGGACCAGCAAGTCCGGCACCCCGCGTGCCGCCGCCGCCGTACTCTCGGTCGGCCTCGCTGTCGGCGGTGGGGCCGCCCTCAGCCTGAGCACCACCCCGGCGACCGCCTCGGCGGCCACCATGACCGCTGCCCAGCAGCGTGGCCACACCAGCGTCCCGAGCCGGCCGCTGCTGCGGTTCCGCGACTCCGGGCCGACGGTCAAGTACGTCCAGAAGGCCCTGCGCCTCGGACCGGACGGATACTTCGGCACCAGCACCGTGCGGGTGCTGAAGAAGTTCCAGGCGTCCTGGGGGCTGAAGGCCACCGGCTACATGGACAAGAAGACCTGGGGCCGGCTGACCTGGGCCGCGAAGCACAAGGTGCTCTACGGCAAGTACGGCACGACCAGCAGCAGCGCGACCAAGGGCACCACCGCCTTCCGGACCAAGGTGCTCCGCGAGGCGGCCGCGCTCAAGGGCACCCCGTACCGCTACGGCGGCACCACCAGGAGCGGTTTCGACTGCTCCGGCTACACCGGCTTCGTGTACAAGTCGGCCGGCCACAAGCTGCCGCGGACGGCCCGCCAGCAGTACGGCGCGACCAAGCACATCAGCCGCTCGGCCGCCAAGCCCGGTGACCTGGTGTTCTTCCGGAACAGTGGCGGCGGTGTGTACCACGTCGGCATCTACGCCGGCGGGAACACGCTGTGGCACGCCTCGAAGCCGGGCCGCCCGGTCGCCAAGGCGAAGATCTGGACCAGCAGCGTGGCCTTCGGCCGCGTCTGA
- a CDS encoding response regulator, translating to MTRLLIVDDEALVRAGLKMILESDDALEVVAEAEDGADAAAMVREHRPDVVLMDIRMPRLDGLAATREVQALPDPPKIVVLTTFDLDDYVFRALQAGASGFLLKDTPPRELVQAIKVVAAGEAMLSPAVTRRLIGHFAADPRADRRRAAQERISKLTEREREVLIEVGRGLQNSDIGRKLFMSEATVKAHVSRSLVKLNATNRVQVAITAYEAGLLDD from the coding sequence ATGACTCGGCTGCTGATCGTGGATGACGAGGCTCTGGTTCGGGCCGGGCTGAAGATGATCCTGGAGTCGGACGACGCCCTCGAGGTGGTGGCCGAGGCCGAGGACGGCGCGGACGCGGCGGCGATGGTGCGCGAACATCGCCCGGATGTCGTACTGATGGACATCCGGATGCCCCGGCTGGACGGCCTGGCCGCGACCCGGGAGGTGCAGGCGCTCCCCGATCCGCCGAAGATCGTCGTACTCACCACGTTCGACCTGGACGACTACGTGTTCCGGGCGTTGCAGGCGGGCGCCAGCGGGTTCCTGCTCAAGGACACCCCGCCGCGCGAGCTGGTGCAGGCGATCAAGGTGGTCGCGGCCGGCGAGGCGATGCTGTCGCCGGCGGTCACCCGGCGGCTGATCGGCCACTTCGCCGCCGACCCACGCGCGGACCGGCGGCGCGCCGCGCAGGAGCGGATCAGCAAACTCACCGAACGCGAGCGGGAGGTACTGATCGAGGTCGGCCGCGGCCTGCAGAACTCCGACATCGGCCGGAAGCTGTTCATGAGCGAGGCGACGGTGAAGGCGCACGTCTCCCGCTCACTGGTGAAACTGAACGCGACGAACCGAGTCCAGGTTGCCATCACCGCCTACGAGGCCGGCCTACTCGACGACTGA
- a CDS encoding sensor histidine kinase produces MRRLRRWYAWWLRHAARLRDVMYVGFSLMTIVLQAASGSGGWSVKDWYVLGAGVVASLALLWRRRFPVTVTAVTIVAMLTASIFVPMGLALLTLSIRRRDLALAILGLAAYAAYVLNSWGGRGQIWVSVFTGPFLVGTWIAIGAYVGARRDLMASLRDRAERAEAERELRSEQARLGERSRIAQEMHDVLAHKVSLIALHAGGLEVNPTVGPDKVEGSARLIRETARQAMEDLREVLGVLRTDVSVDGADLAPVPRASDLERLIAASRDAGVTVGYEFALPDDVPVSVGRTVYRVIQESLTNVHKHARGAATDVRVSGARGDGVTVRVTNVRPVAAGSLLPGAGAGLVGLRERVQLVGGRITTGPTTDGGWQVEAWLPWDTHRQDTEPSLINPAPLHNPASPRDAASPHNPAPPRDTTSNRDVVVGHDSALKGDSVDRTEGER; encoded by the coding sequence ATGCGACGATTGCGCCGGTGGTACGCCTGGTGGCTCAGGCATGCCGCGCGCCTGCGCGACGTCATGTATGTCGGCTTCAGCCTGATGACGATCGTGCTGCAGGCGGCGTCCGGCTCCGGCGGCTGGTCGGTCAAGGACTGGTACGTACTGGGTGCCGGCGTGGTCGCCTCGCTGGCGCTGCTCTGGCGCCGGCGCTTTCCGGTCACGGTCACCGCCGTCACGATCGTCGCGATGCTGACCGCGTCCATCTTCGTGCCGATGGGTCTCGCGCTGCTGACGCTGTCGATCCGGCGCCGGGATCTCGCGCTGGCGATCCTCGGCCTCGCGGCGTACGCGGCGTACGTACTGAACAGCTGGGGTGGTCGCGGCCAGATCTGGGTGTCGGTGTTCACCGGCCCGTTCCTGGTCGGCACCTGGATCGCGATCGGGGCGTACGTGGGTGCCCGCCGCGATCTGATGGCCTCACTGCGGGACCGGGCCGAGCGCGCCGAGGCCGAGCGCGAGCTGCGCAGTGAGCAGGCGCGGCTCGGCGAGCGGTCCCGGATCGCGCAGGAGATGCACGACGTGCTGGCGCACAAGGTGTCGCTGATCGCGCTGCACGCCGGCGGCCTGGAGGTGAACCCGACGGTCGGACCGGACAAGGTCGAGGGCTCTGCCCGGCTGATCCGCGAGACCGCGCGGCAGGCGATGGAGGACCTGCGGGAGGTGCTGGGCGTGCTGCGGACGGATGTCAGTGTCGACGGCGCGGACCTGGCGCCGGTGCCGCGGGCGTCCGATCTGGAGCGGCTGATCGCCGCTTCGCGGGACGCCGGGGTGACGGTGGGGTACGAGTTCGCGCTGCCGGATGATGTGCCGGTGTCGGTGGGGCGCACCGTGTACCGGGTGATCCAGGAGTCGCTGACCAACGTGCACAAACATGCCCGCGGCGCGGCAACCGACGTACGTGTGTCCGGTGCTCGTGGTGACGGGGTGACCGTGCGGGTGACGAATGTCCGGCCGGTGGCGGCCGGGTCGCTACTACCTGGGGCCGGCGCCGGCCTGGTCGGGCTCCGCGAGCGGGTACAGCTGGTCGGAGGCCGCATCACCACCGGCCCAACCACCGACGGCGGCTGGCAGGTCGAAGCCTGGCTCCCCTGGGACACCCACCGCCAGGACACCGAACCATCCCTGATCAACCCTGCCCCACTTCACAACCCCGCGTCGCCTCGGGATGCCGCGTCGCCTCACAATCCCGCCCCACCTCGCGACACCACGTCGAACCGGGATGTTGTGGTGGGACATGATTCGGCGTTGAAGGGTGACTCGGTGGACCGTACTGAAGGGGAACGATGA
- a CDS encoding ABC transporter ATP-binding protein, which produces MITVENLTKRYGSTTAVQDVSFTVQPGSITGFLGPNGAGKSTTLRMLTGLTPPTSGTATITGKRYADLLNPGRVVGVMLDAAAQHPGRTGRETLLLSASLLGVPKGRADEMLEAVGLDHAAKRRVGQYSLGMRQRLGIAGALLGDPAVLILDEPANGMDPEGIRWMRGLLQDFASRGGTVILSSHLLGEVQATVDRLVVIGGGRIVANGSLDELLAGTGTLVRGLDPIGLNQALTAAGLQLEPLADGALRVDATAEQVGRAAAAAGQILLELRQSDGAGLEDLFFQLTSAPAAAAA; this is translated from the coding sequence ATGATCACCGTCGAGAACCTGACCAAGCGCTACGGCAGCACCACCGCCGTCCAGGACGTGTCGTTCACCGTCCAGCCAGGCAGCATCACCGGCTTTCTCGGCCCGAACGGCGCCGGCAAGTCGACCACGCTGCGGATGCTGACCGGGCTGACGCCGCCGACCTCCGGCACCGCCACGATCACCGGCAAGCGGTACGCCGACCTGCTGAACCCGGGCCGAGTGGTCGGCGTGATGCTGGACGCTGCCGCGCAGCACCCGGGCCGGACCGGCCGCGAGACGCTGCTGCTGAGCGCCAGCCTGCTCGGCGTACCGAAGGGCCGCGCCGACGAGATGCTGGAGGCGGTCGGGCTTGACCACGCTGCCAAGCGCCGCGTCGGCCAGTACTCGCTCGGCATGCGCCAGCGGCTCGGTATCGCCGGTGCACTGCTCGGTGATCCCGCCGTACTCATTCTCGACGAGCCCGCCAACGGCATGGACCCGGAGGGCATCCGGTGGATGCGCGGGCTGCTGCAGGACTTCGCGTCCCGCGGCGGCACGGTCATCCTGTCCAGCCACCTGCTCGGTGAGGTCCAGGCGACCGTAGACCGACTGGTCGTCATCGGTGGCGGCCGGATCGTCGCCAACGGCTCGCTGGACGAGCTGCTGGCCGGGACCGGCACTCTGGTCCGCGGCCTCGACCCGATCGGGCTGAACCAGGCCCTGACCGCGGCCGGCCTGCAACTGGAGCCGCTGGCCGACGGCGCGCTCCGCGTCGACGCCACTGCCGAGCAGGTCGGGCGGGCTGCCGCGGCGGCCGGCCAGATCCTGCTGGAGCTCCGCCAGAGCGACGGCGCCGGCCTGGAGGACCTGTTCTTCCAGCTCACCTCCGCACCCGCCGCCGCGGCCGCCTGA
- a CDS encoding ABC transporter permease, translating to MTTVTTEDTLAPVQPAKHRAEVATSLPPARGQSFLKLVTIELRKSVNTRSGRVLIAAILLIAVAALAWQMTHLPAGNVTLEYMLSAAVTGVMLLMPVIGVMTMTSEWTQRTALTTFTLSPRRVRVQLAKFTSAIVLSVLVLSVVVVLSLLSTVLTGAVTDHATSYPGLGGLFAGAYLMVALNVVMGAAFGAVIPQTAVGILAYFIAPTVWSMAGPALFKDNAKWLDVFGALGRIAERDLHGAVPETLTAVGVWIVLPTIAGLWASSRREVK from the coding sequence ATGACCACCGTGACCACTGAGGACACACTCGCGCCCGTGCAGCCCGCCAAGCACCGGGCCGAGGTGGCGACCAGCCTGCCGCCGGCGCGCGGCCAGTCGTTCCTGAAGCTCGTGACGATCGAGCTACGCAAGTCCGTGAACACCCGCAGCGGCCGGGTGCTGATCGCCGCCATCCTGCTGATCGCCGTCGCCGCGCTGGCCTGGCAGATGACCCACTTGCCGGCCGGGAACGTCACGCTCGAGTACATGCTCAGCGCCGCTGTCACCGGCGTGATGCTGCTGATGCCGGTCATCGGTGTGATGACGATGACCTCGGAGTGGACCCAGCGGACCGCGCTGACCACGTTCACGCTGTCGCCGCGCCGGGTGCGCGTCCAGCTGGCGAAGTTCACCTCGGCGATCGTGCTGAGCGTCCTCGTCCTGAGCGTGGTCGTGGTGCTGAGCCTGCTGAGTACCGTCCTGACCGGCGCGGTCACCGATCACGCGACGTCGTACCCCGGTCTGGGCGGCCTGTTCGCCGGGGCGTACCTGATGGTGGCGCTGAATGTGGTGATGGGTGCCGCGTTCGGTGCGGTGATCCCGCAGACCGCGGTCGGCATCCTGGCGTACTTCATCGCGCCGACCGTCTGGTCGATGGCCGGCCCGGCGCTGTTCAAGGACAACGCGAAGTGGCTGGACGTGTTCGGCGCGCTCGGCCGGATCGCGGAGCGCGACCTGCACGGGGCGGTGCCGGAGACGCTCACCGCGGTCGGCGTCTGGATCGTCCTGCCGACCATCGCCGGACTGTGGGCAAGCTCACGTCGCGAGGTCAAGTAG
- a CDS encoding DUF3073 domain-containing protein codes for MGRGRAKAKQTKVARDLKYRTWDTDLDQLKRELSGDQGGDRSANGDNDGDGDDADDYHPRR; via the coding sequence ATGGGGCGCGGCCGTGCAAAGGCCAAGCAGACGAAGGTCGCACGCGACCTGAAGTACCGCACCTGGGACACCGACTTGGACCAGCTCAAGCGAGAGCTGTCCGGTGACCAGGGTGGCGACCGTTCTGCGAACGGTGACAACGACGGCGACGGAGACGACGCCGACGACTACCACCCCCGTCGGTAA
- the purM gene encoding phosphoribosylformylglycinamidine cyclo-ligase, with product MSEGASYAAAGVDIEAGDRAVELMKEWVAKATRPEVVGGLGGFAGLFDATALTSYRRPLLATSTDGIGTKVAIAQKLDKHDTIGFDLVGMVVDDLVVCGAEPLFMTDYICTGKVVPETIAQIVKGIAEACVEAGTALVGGETAEHPGLLKADEYDVAGAATGVVEADEVLGAERVRAGDVVVAMASSGLHSNGYSLVRHVFFDRAKWTLDRVVPELGTTLGEVLLTPTRVYAKHCLELIQELNNTDDRPLHAMSHITGGGFAANLARVIPAELSVRIDRSTWTPAPIFGLVGLLGDVALPELEKTLNMGAGMVAVLDPSAADAAIQALAARDIPAWVCGEVTATPGGTVALEGAYAK from the coding sequence GTGAGCGAAGGGGCGAGCTACGCCGCCGCCGGGGTCGACATCGAGGCCGGTGACCGGGCCGTCGAGCTGATGAAGGAGTGGGTGGCGAAGGCGACCCGCCCCGAGGTGGTCGGCGGGCTCGGCGGGTTCGCCGGGCTGTTCGACGCGACCGCCCTGACCTCGTACCGCCGGCCGTTGCTGGCGACGTCGACCGACGGTATCGGTACCAAGGTCGCGATCGCGCAGAAGCTGGACAAGCACGACACGATCGGGTTCGACCTGGTCGGGATGGTCGTGGACGACCTGGTCGTCTGCGGTGCCGAGCCGCTGTTCATGACCGACTACATCTGCACCGGCAAGGTGGTGCCGGAGACGATCGCGCAGATCGTGAAGGGCATTGCCGAGGCGTGCGTGGAGGCGGGTACGGCGCTGGTCGGTGGCGAGACCGCCGAGCACCCGGGCCTGCTGAAGGCGGACGAGTACGACGTGGCGGGCGCGGCGACCGGTGTGGTCGAGGCCGACGAGGTGCTCGGCGCGGAGCGGGTACGGGCCGGTGATGTCGTCGTGGCGATGGCGTCGTCCGGACTGCACTCGAACGGGTACAGCCTGGTCCGGCACGTGTTCTTCGATCGCGCCAAGTGGACGCTCGACCGAGTGGTGCCGGAGCTCGGGACGACGCTCGGTGAGGTACTGCTGACGCCGACCCGCGTGTACGCGAAGCACTGCCTCGAGCTGATCCAGGAGCTCAACAACACCGACGACCGCCCGTTGCACGCGATGTCGCACATCACCGGCGGTGGTTTCGCGGCGAACCTGGCCCGGGTGATCCCGGCCGAGCTGTCGGTACGGATCGACCGCTCGACCTGGACTCCGGCGCCGATCTTCGGCCTGGTCGGACTGCTCGGCGACGTGGCCCTGCCCGAGCTCGAGAAGACGCTGAACATGGGCGCGGGCATGGTCGCCGTACTGGACCCGTCAGCCGCCGACGCGGCCATCCAGGCACTGGCAGCGCGCGACATCCCCGCCTGGGTATGCGGTGAAGTGACCGCGACGCCGGGCGGAACGGTCGCCCTGGAAGGCGCGTACGCCAAGTAG
- the purF gene encoding amidophosphoribosyltransferase — protein sequence MARGDGRLTDELDPQDLGPQDACGVFGVWAPGEEVAKLTYFGLYALQHRGQESAGIAVGNGNQILVYKDMGLVSQAFDEATLASLKGHIAIGHCRYSTTGSSVWANAQPTFRSTATGSIALGHNGNLTNTSELAASLNGEGDLDLGLDTEVDHAKANAKHGASSDTDILTSMLAGYPDLTIEQAAAKVLPKVKGAFSLIFMDENTLYAARDPQGIRPLVLGRLERGWVIASETAALDIVGASFIREIEPGEMVAVDADGLRSTRFAEADPKGCLFEFVYLARPDTQISGQRIYSTRVEIGRKLAKEHPAEADLVIATPESGTPGAIGYAEESGIPYGSGLVKNAYVGRTFIQPSQTIRQLGIRLKLNPLREVIEGKRLVVVDDTIVRGNTQRAVIRMLREAGAKEIHVRITAPPVKWPCFYGIDFASRAELIANGLNTEEICRSLGADSLGYISLDGLVEATTVPMDRLCRACFDGVYPVALPDPEQLGKHLLEDPLRTDADGLATVAGGAGAADALSRP from the coding sequence GTGGCTCGTGGCGATGGTCGGCTCACTGATGAACTTGACCCTCAGGATCTGGGACCGCAGGACGCTTGTGGCGTCTTCGGGGTTTGGGCGCCGGGGGAAGAGGTTGCCAAACTGACGTACTTCGGGCTCTATGCCTTGCAGCATCGGGGGCAGGAGTCGGCGGGGATCGCGGTCGGCAACGGGAATCAGATTCTGGTTTACAAGGACATGGGGCTGGTCAGCCAGGCCTTCGACGAGGCGACGCTGGCGTCCCTGAAGGGGCATATCGCGATCGGCCACTGCCGGTACTCGACGACCGGGTCCAGTGTCTGGGCGAACGCGCAGCCGACGTTCCGGTCGACGGCGACCGGGTCGATCGCGCTCGGTCACAACGGGAACCTGACGAACACCAGCGAGCTCGCCGCCAGTCTGAACGGTGAGGGTGACCTGGATCTCGGCCTGGACACCGAGGTGGACCACGCCAAGGCGAACGCGAAGCACGGCGCGTCGTCGGACACCGACATTCTGACCTCGATGCTGGCCGGGTACCCGGATCTCACCATCGAGCAGGCGGCCGCGAAGGTGCTGCCGAAGGTCAAGGGCGCGTTCAGCCTGATCTTCATGGACGAGAACACCCTGTACGCGGCGCGTGACCCGCAGGGCATCCGCCCGCTCGTACTGGGCCGGCTGGAGCGCGGCTGGGTGATCGCCAGCGAGACCGCCGCCCTGGACATCGTCGGCGCCTCCTTCATCCGCGAGATCGAGCCGGGTGAGATGGTCGCGGTCGACGCCGACGGTCTGCGCTCGACCCGGTTCGCCGAGGCGGACCCGAAGGGCTGCCTGTTCGAGTTCGTGTACCTGGCCCGCCCGGACACCCAGATCTCCGGTCAGCGGATCTACTCGACCCGCGTCGAGATCGGTCGCAAGCTGGCGAAGGAGCATCCGGCCGAGGCCGATCTGGTGATCGCGACCCCGGAGTCGGGTACGCCGGGTGCGATCGGGTACGCCGAGGAGTCCGGCATCCCGTACGGTTCCGGCCTGGTCAAGAACGCGTACGTCGGCCGTACTTTCATCCAGCCCAGCCAGACCATCCGTCAGCTCGGCATCCGCCTGAAGCTGAACCCGCTGCGTGAGGTGATCGAGGGCAAGCGCCTGGTCGTCGTCGACGACACGATCGTCCGCGGCAACACCCAGCGCGCGGTGATCCGGATGCTGCGCGAGGCAGGCGCGAAGGAGATCCATGTACGGATCACCGCGCCGCCGGTGAAATGGCCTTGTTTCTACGGCATCGACTTCGCCAGCCGCGCCGAGCTGATCGCGAACGGGCTGAACACCGAGGAGATCTGCCGTTCGCTCGGCGCCGACTCGCTCGGGTACATCAGCCTGGACGGGCTGGTCGAGGCGACCACGGTCCCGATGGATCGGCTCTGCCGCGCCTGCTTCGACGGCGTGTACCCGGTGGCGCTGCCCGACCCGGAACAGCTCGGGAAGCACCTGCTGGAGGATCCGCTCCGCACGGACGCGGACGGGCTGGCGACGGTGGCCGGTGGCGCCGGGGCCGCTGACGCGCTGAGCCGGCCGTAA
- a CDS encoding helix-turn-helix transcriptional regulator, with amino-acid sequence MLEPLGVDEATFAVYHALLSHPDSTPEQIAALVDRTTSEVLELMDQLRRLELLVPTWTNPDGEHAVHPRVGLTGLAERRRTELNKALGELREAESSAEVIAEQYNELLTSRSSGDVEVLKGRANASRRIEELALKAKDTFWGLVPAHFDDTVPKSDRSPDFEHLGRGLRMRTVYLQSMTASKQAVEYAAMMHKLGGEVRMTPTLPMRLLIFDQAIAVMPMDPENPTAGAVIHRTPAVVSVALALFDSYWSRATEMFDADDRDDETPLTPHESEVLRLLAGGAKDEQVARLLGISLRTARRITANLSERLDAASRFELGVAAAKRGWV; translated from the coding sequence GTGCTCGAGCCGCTGGGGGTGGACGAAGCCACTTTCGCGGTCTATCACGCCCTGCTCAGTCACCCAGACAGTACGCCCGAGCAGATAGCAGCGCTAGTAGACCGGACGACGAGCGAAGTCCTGGAACTGATGGACCAGCTCCGTCGGCTGGAGCTTCTGGTACCGACCTGGACGAATCCTGACGGCGAGCACGCGGTACACCCCCGCGTCGGGCTGACCGGACTGGCCGAGCGGCGACGGACCGAGCTGAACAAGGCCCTCGGCGAGCTGAGAGAAGCCGAATCCTCCGCCGAGGTGATCGCCGAGCAGTACAACGAACTGCTGACCTCGCGGAGTAGCGGCGACGTCGAGGTACTCAAGGGCCGCGCGAACGCATCCCGCCGAATCGAGGAGCTCGCGCTGAAGGCCAAGGACACCTTTTGGGGTCTGGTTCCGGCACACTTCGACGACACGGTTCCGAAGTCGGATCGATCGCCTGACTTCGAGCATCTCGGACGTGGTCTCAGGATGAGGACCGTGTACCTGCAGAGCATGACCGCCTCGAAACAAGCCGTCGAGTACGCCGCCATGATGCACAAGCTCGGCGGCGAGGTGCGGATGACACCGACCCTGCCCATGCGCCTGTTGATCTTCGACCAGGCGATCGCAGTCATGCCGATGGACCCGGAGAACCCGACCGCCGGCGCCGTGATCCACCGCACCCCGGCCGTGGTCTCGGTTGCCCTCGCGCTTTTCGACTCCTACTGGTCCCGAGCCACAGAAATGTTCGACGCCGACGACCGCGACGACGAGACGCCGCTGACCCCGCATGAGTCCGAAGTCCTTCGCTTGCTCGCCGGTGGTGCGAAGGACGAGCAGGTTGCTCGGCTCCTGGGCATTTCCCTCCGTACCGCCCGGCGCATCACCGCCAACCTCTCCGAACGCCTCGACGCCGCCAGCCGCTTCGAGCTCGGCGTGGCCGCCGCCAAGCGCGGCTGGGTCTGA
- a CDS encoding NAD(P)(+) transhydrogenase (Re/Si-specific) subunit beta encodes MIPTWAQLGYLVSAVCFIVALKALSSPRSARTGNLIGAAGAALAVIITFAAYKPNHLAAILIALAIGTVGGVIGSRRVQMTQMPQLVALFNGVGGGAAALVALLELDEVSSDATVAAIATAFTILVGAISFSGSVVTFAKLQELMTTRPVTFPGLPVLFIASVLGSLALAGWLVSDPRVWVGILLCLLGLAIGVMLVLPVGGADVPIVISLLNAFTGLTVAAGGYVLGNTLLLVAGTLVGAAGSLLTKLMANAMGRSVFNILFGAVRGGSTLGAGTASDRPVISAGPEDVAILLGYAGKVIIVPGYGLAVAQAQHTLRDLVEELHGRGVKVDYAIHPVAGRMPGHMNVLLAEAQVPYDQLREMDDINGDFKTTDVVLVVGANDVVNPAARTTPSAPIYGMPILNADEAHRVIFLKRSMRPGFAGIENELLYDPKTTLLFGDARDTLTKLLAALKTI; translated from the coding sequence GTGATCCCCACCTGGGCCCAGCTCGGCTACCTGGTCTCCGCGGTCTGTTTCATCGTCGCGCTGAAGGCGTTGTCGTCACCGCGCAGCGCCCGGACCGGGAACCTGATCGGTGCCGCCGGCGCGGCACTCGCCGTGATCATCACGTTCGCCGCGTACAAGCCGAACCACCTGGCCGCGATCCTGATCGCGCTGGCGATCGGCACCGTCGGCGGCGTGATCGGCTCGCGCCGGGTACAGATGACCCAGATGCCGCAACTCGTTGCCTTGTTCAACGGTGTCGGCGGCGGCGCGGCCGCGCTGGTCGCGCTGCTGGAGCTGGACGAGGTCAGCTCGGACGCGACCGTGGCCGCGATCGCGACGGCGTTCACGATCCTGGTCGGGGCGATCAGCTTCTCCGGATCCGTTGTCACGTTCGCGAAACTGCAGGAACTGATGACGACCCGGCCGGTGACGTTCCCGGGGCTGCCGGTGCTCTTCATCGCTTCGGTTCTGGGCAGTCTGGCGCTCGCCGGGTGGCTGGTTTCCGACCCGCGGGTCTGGGTCGGCATCCTGCTCTGCCTGCTGGGGCTCGCGATCGGCGTCATGCTGGTACTGCCGGTCGGCGGCGCGGACGTACCGATCGTGATCTCGTTGCTGAACGCGTTCACCGGCCTGACCGTCGCGGCCGGCGGTTACGTACTCGGTAACACGCTGCTGCTCGTCGCCGGTACGTTGGTCGGCGCGGCCGGTTCGCTGCTGACCAAGTTGATGGCGAACGCGATGGGGCGGTCCGTCTTCAACATCCTCTTCGGTGCCGTCCGCGGCGGGTCGACGCTCGGCGCCGGTACCGCCTCCGACCGGCCGGTGATCTCGGCCGGCCCCGAGGACGTGGCGATCCTGCTCGGGTACGCCGGCAAGGTGATCATCGTGCCCGGGTACGGCCTCGCGGTCGCCCAGGCGCAGCACACCCTCCGCGACCTGGTCGAGGAACTGCACGGCCGCGGTGTCAAGGTCGACTACGCCATCCACCCGGTCGCCGGCCGGATGCCCGGCCACATGAACGTACTGCTCGCCGAGGCCCAGGTCCCGTACGACCAGCTGCGCGAAATGGACGACATCAACGGCGACTTCAAAACCACCGACGTGGTCCTCGTCGTCGGCGCCAACGACGTCGTCAACCCAGCCGCCCGCACCACCCCCTCGGCCCCCATCTACGGCATGCCGATCCTGAACGCCGACGAGGCCCACCGAGTCATCTTCCTCAAACGCTCCATGCGCCCCGGCTTCGCCGGCATCGAGAACGAACTCCTCTACGACCCCAAAACCACCCTCCTCTTCGGCGACGCCCGAGACACCCTCACCAAACTCCTCGCCGCCCTCAAGACCATCTGA
- a CDS encoding NAD(P) transhydrogenase subunit alpha, protein MSESIALLTIFVLAAFVGVEVISKVSSTLHTPLMSGANAIHGVILVGAIIVTGAAESVPVVIVGLIAVVLATVNMVGGFVVTDRMLEMFKGPGARQKELRK, encoded by the coding sequence ATGAGCGAGTCCATAGCCCTGCTGACGATCTTCGTGCTCGCGGCCTTCGTCGGCGTCGAGGTGATCAGCAAGGTCTCCTCGACCCTGCACACCCCGCTGATGTCCGGCGCGAACGCCATCCACGGCGTCATCCTGGTCGGCGCCATCATCGTCACCGGCGCCGCCGAATCGGTGCCCGTCGTCATCGTCGGCCTGATCGCGGTCGTCCTCGCGACCGTGAACATGGTCGGCGGCTTCGTCGTCACCGACCGGATGCTGGAGATGTTCAAGGGCCCGGGGGCCCGGCAGAAGGAGTTGCGGAAGTGA